The genomic region AGAGGGCGCCGGTGCCAACGCCGATCTCGAGCAGCGTATCCACGGGCGGTATCAGCCCCAGCAGGCGGTCCAGGTAGTGCGGAACCGGCAGCAGCGTGCGGGACAGGACATCCCACTGCGCGGCATGCCGATCGAAAAATTCAAGGCTGCGCCTGCGCCTTGCCTCCAGGGCGAGCGCCACCGCAGCAAGATCGTCGTTTCGCTCCGGGAGCTTTTCCAGCTCCCGCTCGAATTCCGGACGGATGGCGCAGAAGAAGGCGTTTTCCTCCCCCGCCCGGTAGTAGCTCCAGGTCCCCTGGCGCTTGACCGACAGGACTCCCGCTTCGGTGAGGATCTTAAGGTGCCGCGAGATGCGCGACTGACCCATGCCGAGGATTTGTGTCAACTCCTGCACCGTGAGTTCGGCGCGCAGAAGCACCCCCACCAGGCGTAGGCGACAAGGGTCAGCCAGTGCTTTTAGTAGATCGATCATATCCATCAACCTTCGCGGTTCTATTAAATCAAGTTTTCTTGATATATCACGAGCGACAGCCGGTAGCAAGGCAAAAGCTGAATTATTTAACTCCAACCTTCGCACCTTAACCCGGGGCGGCGGGAGGGATGTTAACGACAAAAAATCCCCCTGCTGCTCTTTGGCGACAGGGGGATCTTGGCAGTAACGTCTGTTATCGCGGCAGAAATGCCGCTGCTACTCGGTGCGTGTTAGGCGGCTTCCTCGTGGGAGACCACAGCCGTTTCGGCGAAAAGCTCATCGAAAATCTCCTGCACGGTCTCGATTCGATTCGCTTTGTAGGCGTTGGTACCGCAGAAAATCAGGCCGCTGTCGACCTCGCCGCGCTGCGCACGGTCAAGGGACCTAACAATGCAGAAACGCTCGCCGCTTTCCTTGTAGGAACACTTCTTCAGGCAGCCGTGGCTGCAGGAGGAGGCGCGGTCCCGATCGTAGTCGATGATCCCCTGCTGGTTGGTCAGAATGGCGCGCCCGGGAAGGCCCGCCGGGCTCATGATGAGACCGATGTCCTCCTTCTTGCAGTCCAGGTAGGCCTGCTTGAAGGCGTCGTCGGCGTCGCACTCCACGGTGGTGACGAAGCGGCTCGCCATCTGCACCCCGTCCGCCCCTTCGGCCAGGGCATGCAGCACGTCGGCGCGGTCCCAGATCCCGCCGGCGGCGATAATCGGGATGTCGAGGTTGTACTCGGTGCGGAAGAACTCCTTGACGCCGCGCACGGTTTCGTACTGGTCATAATCACCGTTACCGATGTTTTCTATCTTTTCGCCCAGGTGACCGCCGGCGGTGTCGGGGTCCTCAACGACCACGGCGTCCGGGAGGCGGTTGTAGGCCTTGTCCCATTTCTTGGCGATCAGTTGCGCGGCGCGCACCGAGGAGACGATCGGGATCAGCGCCACGTCGGGAGCGTGAGCGGTAAGTCCCGGCAGGGTCAGAGGGAGTCCGGCGCCGCATACCAGCACCTTGGCGCCACCCTCGACGGCTGCGACGACCAGTTCCTCGAAATCGGTGAGGGCGACCATCACGTTGACGCCGATGATGCCGTCGGGTGCGATCTCGTAGGCCTTGCGCAGCTCCTCCTTGAGAGCGAGGGAACTGTTCTTGAGGTAGTTCGAACCGTTGAAAAACTCGCTGTTCAGGACGATGCCGGGTGAAGCGACCAGGCCAACCCCTCCGCACTTGGCTACGTGCCCCGCGAGAGATCCTGCCGAAATGCGCACTCCCATGCCGCCCTGGATGAGCGGGTAGCGTGCCTCGTGTTTTCCTATGCGTAACGGTTTAAACATGTCTTCCCTCCTGATCTGGACCAGCACGTTTACACATTACCAGAGAACGGTGTTTGCTTTTGTAATAGTAATGTAAAACGAAGCCCCTCACCGCCAATGAGATACCCCTTGCAAAAACGGACCTGCGATGCTACAGGTGGGTGCATGAAATCTCAAAGAAAACTCTCCAACCCGTTGATTGCACTGATAGGAATCCAGTTGATCTGGGTGGTCATGGTGATCTCCTGGGTCTACTGGTTCGTGGGCCGCAACAAGGAGTTCCGGCAGCTGGCGTTGCGCTACAAGCCCGAGCTCGTGGCCCAAGGGGTGGAGTGGCTGGTACTGGTCGAAGGACTCTTGATGCTGGTCGCCGTTCTCGTCGGCGTCTACGTCATCTTCCTGTACTGGCGACGCCAGGCGAAGCTCTACCTGCAGCAGCGCAATTACATCTCGCAGCTCACCCACGAGCTCAAGTCGCCGCTCGCCTCGATCCAGCTGCACCTGGAGACGGTGAAACTGAGGGACCTCCCCAAGGAGAAGCTGGACGGCTTCATCGACACCATGCTCTCGGACACGGACCGACTCAACGTGCTCATCAGCAACCTGCTGATGGCGACCAGGATCGAGTTTCGCCAGCTGGGAGAAAAGGCCCAAAAGACTGATTTTTCAGCGTTCGTCACCGAATACCTGGAGGGTAAGCGGGCGGAACTGCCGGAAGGAGGACGCCTCACCCTGGAGGTGGAACCGGGGATCTCGGCGGTCATCGACGTCGAGGGGATGGAGATGGCGCTTCGAAACCTGTTGGAAAATGCCCTGCTCTACTCGCCGGTATCCCCCGAGATACGTGTTTCGCTGCGGCGCAGCGGGAAGCAGTGCCTGCTCGACTTCCAGGACAACGGCAAGGGGCTCAAAAAGAGCGAGCTGAACAAGATCTTCGAGATGTTCTACCGGGTGCGCACCCCCGGGGAAAACATACGCGGGACGGGTCTTGGCCTCTACATCGTGAAGTCGGTGGTGAACGCCCACGGCGGCAAGATCGCCGTCAGCAGCGAGGGACTCGGCAAGGGGTGCACCTTCCACATCGCGCTGCCGCTTTCCGGCGGTCAGCAGCAACGAGGTTAGCGGCATGGCGGGAGAGAAGCCACAAATACTCCTGGTCGAGGACGAGATGCACCTGGCGCGGGGCATCACCTTCAACCTGGAGCAGGAAGGTTACCTGGTAAGCCACGTGGAAAGCGGCGAAGAGGCGCTGGAGAAAGTGAAGGTCGAGAAATTCGACCTCATTATCCTGGACGTCATGCTCCCGGGGATCGGCGGGTTTGAGGTATGCGAGAAAATACGGGCGCTGGACTCCAGGGTGCCGGTGCTGATGCTGACCGCGCGTTCCGCCGAAAGCGACCGCATCTACGGCCTGGCGGCCGGCGCCGACGACTACCTCATCAAGCCCTTCAACCTGAAGGAGTTCCTGCTGAGAGTATCGGGGATGCTGAGGCGCTCGGCCTGGTATCGCCCGGAGCCGGTGGAGGAAGGTTACCGCTTCGGCGACAACGAGGTCTTCCTCCTCTCCTACCGGGCGCGGACCCGGCAGGGGGAGATCGACCTGACCGACCTGGAGGTGCGCATGCTCTCCCTGTTCTTTCACCGGGAGGGGGAGGCGATCCCGCGCGGGGTGATCCTGGAGAACGTCTGGGGCTACTCGACCGACGCCGAGACCAGGACGCTCGACAACTTCATCGTGAGGCTGCGGAAGTATTTCGAGCCTGAGCCATCCCGCCCCATCTTCTTCCAGACCGTGCGCGGGGTAGGCTACCGGTTCAGCAGGAACCCTTAGCGCCAGCAATCCCCACCAAAGGGGGAGCGTCGCCAGCAATCTCCCTCCCCAGGAGGGGGAGGGTCGGGGTGGGGGAAAGACAAAGGAAAGCCGCCGTTATGAGGAAAACGCAAAAGGGCCCTCCGGAAAACCGGAGGGCCCTTTTTGGTTATAGCCGCCGCAGCTGTTACAGTCCGGCTTTTTCCCTGATGATGGCAGCCTTGTCGGTGCGCTCCCAGGTGAACTCGGGGAGTTCGCGGCCGAAATGGCCGTAGGCTGCGGTCTTCCTGTAGATCGGGCGCAGCAGGTCGAGCTGCTCGATGATGGCGCGCGGACGCATGTCGAACACCTCGCGCACGATCTCGGAGATGCGCTTGGACGGGATCTTCCCGGTGCCGTTGCAATCGACCATGACGGAGACCGGGTCGGCGACGCCGATGGCGTAGGCAACCTGGACCTCGCACCTTTCGCAGACGCCCGATGCCACCAGGTTCTTCGCGACGTAACGCCCCATGTACGCGGCGGAACGGTCCACCTTGCTGGGGTCCTTGCCGGAGAACGCGCCGCCGCCGTGAGCGCCGTGCCCGCCGTAGCTGTCCACGATGATCTTGCGGCCGGTGAGGCCGCAGTCGCCCATCGGGCCGCCAATGACGAAACGGCCGGTCGGGTTGATCAGGAACTTGGTGTTGGCGTCCATCAGGTTGGCCGGGATGATCTTCTTCACGACTTCCTCGATGATCCCTTCCTTGATCATCTCGTAGGAGACCTCAGGGGAGTGCTGCGAGGAGATGACCACCGTGTCGACGTGCACCGGCTTGTCGTCGATGTACTGGATGGAAACCTGGGACTTGGAGTCGGGACGCAGGAAATCGAGGACGCCGGTCTTGCGGACGTCGGCAAGACGCGCCACCAGCTTGTGGGCCAAAAGGATCGACATCGGCATCAGCTCGGGAGTCTCGTTGCAGGCGAAACCGAACATGAGGCCCTGGTCCCCTGCTCCTTGCTCCTTGAACATCCCCTCGCCCTCGGTGACACCCTGTGCGATGTCCGGGGACTGCTTATCGATAGAAGTGAGAACGGCACAGGTTTCCCAATCGAAGCCCATTGCCGAGTCGTTGTAGCCTATCTCGCGGATGGTCTCGCGGACGATCTTGGGGTAGTCAATTATGGCGTTGGTAGTGATCTCGCCGGCAATGACCGCCATGCCTGTCGTTACCATCGTTTCGCAGGCTACCCGTGACTTGGGGTCCTGTGTGAGGATGGCATCCAGAATGGCGTCGGATACCTGGTCCGCGACCTTATCCGGATGACCTTCAGAGACAGACTCGGAGGTAAAAATAAAATCCTTCATTTCCATGCAGTAAAAACCCCCCTTACGATATGTGCAGCAGGTAGCCTAAAACTGGGGAATTGTATAGTTGTCAATTCTCTTTGTCAATAATTAAATAGGGCAAATTTCAACCCTTTGGAGCCGAAAGGCAGAGGGAAAAAGTTTATTAATTGATTCAAAGAATTAATAGGATACAATCTGCCGTTATCTAGTCCCTTACCGCATACAGGGCGATTTCAACTGACGCAAATCGACACTACGTGCTCCTGCTGCCAGACTCCTCTTAAAGTTTTGACAGCGGGAGACCAAGGGAGAGGGGGAATGATGAGAGTATTGGTTTTGCTGCTTCTTTGCGCACTCATCGCCGGCTGCGGTTCCTCAGGCTCAACGGGAGGAAACGGCACAGATGGAAACGTCCTTGTGCCACAGCCAACACCCGCCCCGGTCCAGGTTGTGATCAGCACCAGCGGTCCCGCCCCCGACACGGTGCTCTATGCGGCGCAGTTCACGCTGGCCCTTCCCAGGGTGTTGACAGTCCCCGGCACAGCCGGCGAGCTGCTGTCGCCCGGCGTGCTGCAACCGGCGCTTGGCGGCAGTTTCGCCGGAGCAGGCTTGGTAGACGCAGGCGCGCAACCGGGACAAGTGCTGCTGGTCAATATCTCCCGCCACGGCGGATTCACCGTCGGCCCCCTGGCCACGCTGAACTGTACCCTTGCTCCCGGCGCCGGGGTCGCCTCCTCGGAAATCGTCCTCTCCGGCTTTTCCGCGCGGGACTCAAACGGCGCTCCCATCGCCGGCATCGTCCCCCACCTCGCCCTTAAAACGCAATGAGCGGCTGACGGAAAAACCGCCAGCCGCTCACGTTTGCCGCTGCAAGAGAGCCTGCCGCCCTCGCTACTCTTCGATAAGCCTGATGGAGTTGATGAACACCGGCTCGACCGGCACATCCTGGTGCCCCGCCTTATTGCCGGTCTTGACCTCACGAATGGCGTCGACCACGTCCATCCCTTCGATCACCTGGGCGAAAACCGCGTAGCCGAAACGGTCCGGGGTCTTGCCGGCGTGGTCGAGGAACGCGTTGTCCACTACGTTGATGAAGAACTGCGAGGTAGCGCTGTCCACAACCGAGGTCCTGGCCATGGCGAGGGTGCCGCGGACGTTCTTGAGACCGTTGGTGGCTTCGTTCTTGATGGCGAACTTGGTCTTCTTCGGCTGCATGCTCTCGTCCAGACCGCCCCCCTGCACCATGAAGTTCTTGATCACGCGGTGGAAGATGGTGCCGTCGTAGTAGGAGTCCTTGACGTAGGAGAGGAAGTTGCGAACAGAAATGGGTGCCTTGTCCTTGAAGAGTTCGATCTTGACGTTGCCCATCGAGGTCTCCATGAGGACCACGGGATTCTTTTCTTCAGTCATTGCTATTACTCCTTTTTATTTTGATTTATGACCAGTCATTGCAGTTGCAGTCTTCAATACCATACAACCACGGCCGGTGGAAACTTTTTCCTCAAAGTTGACGCGCTGAAGCTTGACGGTAATATGTAGCGACCACGAGTGTAACAGACCGAAACGAAACGGCAGCAGTCAGCCCATTTTAACAGGAGAAATTGATGCGATTAACCAGTTTCATGTTGTTGGCGGCACTAGCTATCTCAATCGTCACGACCCCTTTCCCTTCGGCTGCGGCGGAGCTGCAGACGCAACAGGTGGCCAAGGTGGGAGAACCCGCTCCCGATTTCACGCTGGAAGCCTGGGTAGGGACCGCCCCGGACAAGGAATTCAAGCAGATCAGCCTGAAGGAACTGCGTGGCAAGTGGGTCGTGCTCTTCTTCTATCCCATGGACTTCACCTTCGTTTGCCCCACCGAGATCAAGGGATTCAACGACGCCCTGGCACAGTTCGAGAAGCTGGACGCCGTGGTCTTGGGCGCCTCTACCGACAGCAAGTTCTCGCACCTCGCCTGGGTGAAGCGCGGCGACCTGGGGGCCCTTGGGTATCCGTTGCTCTCGGACATCAAGAAGGAGACCGCACGGAAGTACGGCTGCCTCGATGAAAAGGACGGGGTCGCGCTGCGCGCGCTCTACATCATCGACCCGCAGGGGGTGCTGCAGTACCAGGTGGTGCACAACCTGGATGTCGGGAGGAGCGTGGATGAGACGCTGCGCGTGCTGGAAGCGCTGCAGACCGGCTCGCTCTGCCCGCTGGGGTGGAAACCCGGTCAGAAAACCCTGGGAAAACCTTAAAACCAAAACCGTGGGCAAGGAGACGTAATTGCCCGCGAAGCGCTGCGCCAGGCCTGACGTTCCCCCCTTTGCGGAGGGGGGACAGGGGGGATTTTGCCTCTGAGGGCGTCCGCCCTCACCCCATCATCGCCTTCATCTTGGCGAAGAAATCTTCCGCGCTCTTCTCGGCCTCCTCGGGGGTTACTTCCTTCACCACGCCGCTTTGCTGCACGTTCAAGACTCCACCCGGTATCTCTTCGAGAAAGCGCGACGGCACGCGCTCCTCGAGCTTGCCGTACTTCTTCCTGAACAGCGTCCGGGTCATCACGAGCTGCTGCCGCGCCCGCGTGATCCCCACGTAACAAAGGCGCCGCTCCTCGTCGATGCTGTCGTCCTCGTAGATCGCCCGCTTGTGCGGCAGGATCTCGTCCTCCATGCCGACCAGGAACACGAAGGGGAACTCCAGCCCCTTGCTGGAATGCAGCGACATGAGCGTGACCGCGTCCTTGCCGTGCTCCTTCTTGTCTTTTCCGGAGAAGCGGTCCTCGTCCATCAGCGACACCTTCTCGATGAACCCACCCAGGGTCGCCTCGGGCACCCGTTCCTCGTAGGCCGCCATGGAGTTGATGATCTGCTCCACGTTCTCCACCTTGCGACGGGCGGCCTTCGCGTCGTCTATGGTGCGGAAGATCTCCTCTTCTATCTTCAGCTTCTCGAAAAGGGCCTTCCCCTTCTCGGCAAGCCCCCCCTCCGCCCTGAACGCTTCGGCGGCGTCCAATAGCGTGTGGTGGAAGGCGCGCACCTTATCCTTGATCACGTCGGAAATCCCCTCGACCTCCCCCACCCTGCTGAAGGCCTCGAATAGAGGGATCTCCTTTTCCAGCGACCACTGGTTGATGCGGATCACGGTGCTGTCGCCGATGCCGCGCTTGGGGAAGTTGACGATGCGCAAAAGCGCGACCTCGTCCAGCGGGTTCGCGATCACCTTCAGGTAGGAGAGCGAATCCTTCACCTCCTTGCGCTCGAAGAACTGGGTCCCCCCCACCAGGACGTACGGGATGTCCTCGAAGCGGAGCTGCTCCTCAAAGGCGCGGCTCTGGGCGTTGGTGCGATAAAGGATGGCGAACTGGCTGTATGGGACGTCCTTTTTGTAGCGCTCCAGCTGGATCCGCTCCACGACGCTCGTCGCCTCCTCCTCGTCGTCCTGCACGATGCAGAGATCGATGAGGGGCCCTTCCCCAGATGCGGTCCAAAGCCTCTTCACCTTGCGCACCTTGTTGTTGCCGATCACGCTGTTGGCGGCTTCCAGGATATTGCCGGTGGAGCGGTAGTTCTGCTCCAGCTTGATGGTCCGGCACCCCTTGAAGTCCTTCTCGAAGTCGAGGATGTTGCCGACGTCCGCGCCGCGCCAGCCGTAGATGGACTGGTCATCGTCGCCGACGACGCAGAGGTTGCCGCACCCGGCGGCCAGAAGGTTCACCAGGAGGTATTGGGAGGAGTTGGTGTCCTGGTACTCGTCCACCATGATGTAGCGGAAACGCTCCTGCCAGTGCTTGAGGACCGGTGGATGCCGCTCCAGAAGCTCCGCCGTCAGCATGATGATGTCGTCGAAGTCGATGGCGTTGAACGCCTTCAGGGCGGACTGGTAGCGCGGGTAGACGAGCCCCGCCATCATGTCGATGTCGTCGGTCGGGTTGGGGGTGAACCTGTCCGGCGGGATCAGCTTGTTCTTCGCGCCGGAGATACGCCAGATGATGCTTTCGGCGTCGTACTTCTTGCTGTCGGTATTGACCTCGCGAACGATCTGGCGCACGAGCCCCACCTGGTCCGCGGTGGAATAGATGGAGAAGTTCTTTTTGTAGCCAAGACGCTCTATGTCCCGTTTCAGCACCCGCACGCCGAGCGAATGGAAGGTGGATAGAACGATCCCCTTGGACTGCTTGCGCCCCACGAGTTGCTCCACCCGCTCCTTCATCTCTTTCGCGGCCTTGTTGGTGAAGGTGACGGCGAGGATCTGGTCGGGGGGCACTTTCTTGTCCAGGATGAGGTGCGCGATCCGGTAGGTGATGACCCCGGTCTTGCCGGAGCCGGCGCCTGCGAGGACCAGCAGGGGCCCCTCCGTGTGCTTTACGGCGGCCAGCTGTTCGGGGTTCAATCGTGACAGGTCGAGCATTGAATCCTCTTCAAAAGCGAGTACTTCCGCAGGCAAGGCGGCTGGTGCTCCCGCGGAGCGGACGAAAAAAGAGCCGCGACCAGGAAGGCGCGGCCCAACATAGTTACCAGAACGGCAGGCCCAATGCAAGCCGCTATATCCGTCCCGGTTTCAATCGCCGCCGCGCTGTGCTATAAAGCTTCCTTCAGCGCAGGAACTCCCCTCCCCGCCCCCTCGAATAAGGGGCCGGTATGGGTCGCCCGCACAGCAAAGAGATCAAAGACCGAAAGAGGTTCACGGAAATGGATAAAACTGCCGCAGCTGAAAGGATCAAGTGGCTTGCTTCCGAGATCGAGCGCCACAACCGGCTCTACTACGAACAGGACATGCCGGAGATAACCGATGCCGAGTACGATGCGCTCTTCCGCGAGCTGAAGGAACTTGAAGCCTCCTATCCCGACCTCGCCCTCCCCGATTCGCCGACCGGCAGGGTAGGCGGACGCCCGGTGGCCAAATTCGCCCAGGTGCGCCACACAACTCCGATGCTCTCGCTGGAGAACGCTTTCTCGGAGCAGGACATCGTCGAATTCGACGACAGGGTGAAACGCTTCCTGGGGCTTTCCAGCACAGCAGAAATCGGATATGTCTGCGAGCCGAAGATGGACGGAGTCGCAGTGGAGCTGGTGTACCGGGACGGTCTCTTGGCCATCGGCTCCACCCGCGGCGACGGGCTGGTGGGCGAGGAGGTGACCCAGAACCTGAAAACCATCAAGGACATACCGCTTAGACTGCAGACGGAAGAGCCTCCGGAACTCTTGACGGTTCGGGGCGAGGTATACCTGCCGCTGGAACCTTTCCGCAAGTTCAACCAGGAGCGCGAGGAGGCGGGGGAGCCCCCCTTCGCCAACCCGAGGAACGCGGCGGCAGGGTCCCTGCGCCAACTCGACTCGAAGATCACCGCGAAGCGGCCGCTCAGCATTTTCTGCTACGCCCCGGGCGAGGTGGACGGAGTAGCCTTTGAATCGCAGAGCCATTTCCTCGGCACCATACCCGCCTGGCGCATACCGGTGAACCCGCTGACCCGCCTCGTCCCGGGCGTCCAGGGGGTGCTCGATTACTACCACGAGATGATGGAGCAACGAGACGACCTCCCCTACGAGATCGACGGGGTTGTGGTGAAGGTGGACCAGTTCTCCCTGCAGCGCGACCTGGGAGAGAAGAGCCGTTCTCCGCGCTGGGCCATCGCCTGGAAGTTCCCTCCGCGCCAGGCGACCACGGTGGTCAACGACATCGTCCCCCAGGTGGGACGTACCGGCGTCATCACGCCTGTCGCGCACCTTGAGCCGGTGAACGTCTCTGGCGTGATGGTGTCCCGCGCAACGCTGCACAACTGGGAGGAGATGGAGCGCAAGGACATCCGCAGGGGCGACACCGTAGTCGTGGAGCGCGCCGGAGACGTCATTCCCGCCGTGGTGCAGGTGCTGGTCGAGAAAAGGCAGGGACGCGAGACCCTGCTCCCGGTGCCGGAAGCATGTCCTGTCTGCGGCGGCGAGGTGGTCAGGATCCCGGGCGAGGTGGCAGTGCGCTGCGTCGGCCTCAACTGTCCCGCTCAGCTGTTGGAGCGTGTGAAGCATTTTGCCGCCCGCCGCGCCATGGACATAGACGGGCTGGGGGAGAAGTTCATCGAGCAGCTTCTGAACCTCAAGCTGATACGGAACGTCGCCGACATCTACCGGCTGACGGAAGACGACTTCATGCAGTTCGAGCGCATGGGGAAGAAGCTGGCCGAGAACCTGTTGAATTCGATCGCTGCAAGCAAGGAGCGGGAGCTTTCCCGTCTGATCTTCGCGCTCGGGGTACGGCACGTCGGGGAGCACACTGCGAAGCTTTTAGCCAGCGCCTTCGGGAGCCTCGAAAACCTGGCGGCGGCAAGCGAGGAGGAGTTGACCTCCATCCGCGAAGTCGGCCCCCAGGTGGCGGCGAGCATCGCGGATTTCTTCAAGAGCGAGGAAAACCTGGAGGTGCTCAGGGAGTTGAAGGAGCACGGGGTGAATCCCAAGGCGGAAGAGAAGCGGGTGGGCGGCAGGTTCACCGGTAAGACCTTCGTCTTCACCGGCGCACTGGAGAAGTTCACCCGCGACGAGGCGAAGAAGAGGGTGGAATTGGAGGGGGGGCATGCCGCTGGCTCCGTGTCCAAGAAGACCGACTACGTCGTCGCCGGCGCCGAAGCCGGGAGCAAACTCGAGAAGGCGCAGCAGTTGGGCGTGCGGGTGTTGAGCGAGGATGAATTTCTGGAGTTGATGCGGTAGCGTGTCAGCGGTGTTCTTTGCGGTAGCGGTAGAGCCTCTCGGTGAAGCCCCCCTTTTCGGCGAAGTCGCTCGCCAGCCGGTCCATCTGGTGCTTGAGCAGATAGCTTGCCTGGTGCGTCAAGCAGAGCATGATATTGGCGCTCATTTCGGCGCTGGCGGTTTGCAGCACATGCAGCGCAGACAGCAGCGGTTCGTCGAAAAACTCTGACCTGTCTGACCTGTCTGACCTGTCTGACCTGTCTGACCTGTCTGACCTGTCTGACCTGTCTGACCTGTCTGACCTGTCTGAGTGGTCTGACTGGTCAGACAACCCTGCTCCCCTTTTCAGCTTCCCTGCCAGCCTGGCCCGCATGGCGCGCACGCGCGCCGAATCCTTGTCCCAAATCTCAAGCCGGTTCTGCCGCAGGTAGTCTTCGTAGTCCCGGATCAGCTCGCCCAGGCTGGCCCGGGCTACGCCGGTCAGCTTCAGCTCAGTCTTCTTCGAAGTCCCCGAGGCCAGCGAACCTTCGGCTATGTTCTGGACCCCGCTGCGGGCGGCCTGCACCATCTGGTCGTGGGTGCGCGAGCGCTTCTGCACAAACCGGTCGCAAAAAAGCACGGTCCCGTCATAGGCCGCCAACGCTACCGCGAAACTGCGCAGCTTCCGGAAGCCTCCATGAGGCAGTATGAGCTCGCAAGCCTGGTCCATATCGGCTCCCCGTAGTTTCCCTCACTTGGCGAGCTTCGCCGTCAACGCCGGGACGAACTGCATCACATCGGCCACTACCAGCACGTCGGCCACCTCACCGATCGGGGCCTCTTTGTCCTTGTTGACGGCTACGATGAAACCTGACTTCTTCATCCCCGCCAGGTGCTGTATCGCTCCGCTGATC from Citrifermentans bremense harbors:
- a CDS encoding ArsR/SmtB family transcription factor is translated as MIDLLKALADPCRLRLVGVLLRAELTVQELTQILGMGQSRISRHLKILTEAGVLSVKRQGTWSYYRAGEENAFFCAIRPEFERELEKLPERNDDLAAVALALEARRRRSLEFFDRHAAQWDVLSRTLLPVPHYLDRLLGLIPPVDTLLEIGVGTGALLPELCLRAAKVIGVDHSPAMLEEARRRISSDGNHNTELRLGEMTHLPLADGGAGCVIANMVLHHAADPLTVLGEIHRVLKPGGALVLADLARHEREWAREQLADQWLGFDEDELKGWIAGAGFGTVEIERVGAGVGQEAVLLIKAVKAGARD
- a CDS encoding NAD(P)H-dependent flavin oxidoreductase: MFKPLRIGKHEARYPLIQGGMGVRISAGSLAGHVAKCGGVGLVASPGIVLNSEFFNGSNYLKNSSLALKEELRKAYEIAPDGIIGVNVMVALTDFEELVVAAVEGGAKVLVCGAGLPLTLPGLTAHAPDVALIPIVSSVRAAQLIAKKWDKAYNRLPDAVVVEDPDTAGGHLGEKIENIGNGDYDQYETVRGVKEFFRTEYNLDIPIIAAGGIWDRADVLHALAEGADGVQMASRFVTTVECDADDAFKQAYLDCKKEDIGLIMSPAGLPGRAILTNQQGIIDYDRDRASSCSHGCLKKCSYKESGERFCIVRSLDRAQRGEVDSGLIFCGTNAYKANRIETVQEIFDELFAETAVVSHEEAA
- a CDS encoding sensor histidine kinase; this encodes MKSQRKLSNPLIALIGIQLIWVVMVISWVYWFVGRNKEFRQLALRYKPELVAQGVEWLVLVEGLLMLVAVLVGVYVIFLYWRRQAKLYLQQRNYISQLTHELKSPLASIQLHLETVKLRDLPKEKLDGFIDTMLSDTDRLNVLISNLLMATRIEFRQLGEKAQKTDFSAFVTEYLEGKRAELPEGGRLTLEVEPGISAVIDVEGMEMALRNLLENALLYSPVSPEIRVSLRRSGKQCLLDFQDNGKGLKKSELNKIFEMFYRVRTPGENIRGTGLGLYIVKSVVNAHGGKIAVSSEGLGKGCTFHIALPLSGGQQQRG
- a CDS encoding response regulator transcription factor, translated to MAGEKPQILLVEDEMHLARGITFNLEQEGYLVSHVESGEEALEKVKVEKFDLIILDVMLPGIGGFEVCEKIRALDSRVPVLMLTARSAESDRIYGLAAGADDYLIKPFNLKEFLLRVSGMLRRSAWYRPEPVEEGYRFGDNEVFLLSYRARTRQGEIDLTDLEVRMLSLFFHREGEAIPRGVILENVWGYSTDAETRTLDNFIVRLRKYFEPEPSRPIFFQTVRGVGYRFSRNP
- the metK gene encoding methionine adenosyltransferase, translating into MEMKDFIFTSESVSEGHPDKVADQVSDAILDAILTQDPKSRVACETMVTTGMAVIAGEITTNAIIDYPKIVRETIREIGYNDSAMGFDWETCAVLTSIDKQSPDIAQGVTEGEGMFKEQGAGDQGLMFGFACNETPELMPMSILLAHKLVARLADVRKTGVLDFLRPDSKSQVSIQYIDDKPVHVDTVVISSQHSPEVSYEMIKEGIIEEVVKKIIPANLMDANTKFLINPTGRFVIGGPMGDCGLTGRKIIVDSYGGHGAHGGGAFSGKDPSKVDRSAAYMGRYVAKNLVASGVCERCEVQVAYAIGVADPVSVMVDCNGTGKIPSKRISEIVREVFDMRPRAIIEQLDLLRPIYRKTAAYGHFGRELPEFTWERTDKAAIIREKAGL
- a CDS encoding peptidylprolyl isomerase is translated as MTEEKNPVVLMETSMGNVKIELFKDKAPISVRNFLSYVKDSYYDGTIFHRVIKNFMVQGGGLDESMQPKKTKFAIKNEATNGLKNVRGTLAMARTSVVDSATSQFFINVVDNAFLDHAGKTPDRFGYAVFAQVIEGMDVVDAIREVKTGNKAGHQDVPVEPVFINSIRLIEE
- a CDS encoding peroxiredoxin produces the protein MRLTSFMLLAALAISIVTTPFPSAAAELQTQQVAKVGEPAPDFTLEAWVGTAPDKEFKQISLKELRGKWVVLFFYPMDFTFVCPTEIKGFNDALAQFEKLDAVVLGASTDSKFSHLAWVKRGDLGALGYPLLSDIKKETARKYGCLDEKDGVALRALYIIDPQGVLQYQVVHNLDVGRSVDETLRVLEALQTGSLCPLGWKPGQKTLGKP
- a CDS encoding ATP-dependent helicase, giving the protein MLDLSRLNPEQLAAVKHTEGPLLVLAGAGSGKTGVITYRIAHLILDKKVPPDQILAVTFTNKAAKEMKERVEQLVGRKQSKGIVLSTFHSLGVRVLKRDIERLGYKKNFSIYSTADQVGLVRQIVREVNTDSKKYDAESIIWRISGAKNKLIPPDRFTPNPTDDIDMMAGLVYPRYQSALKAFNAIDFDDIIMLTAELLERHPPVLKHWQERFRYIMVDEYQDTNSSQYLLVNLLAAGCGNLCVVGDDDQSIYGWRGADVGNILDFEKDFKGCRTIKLEQNYRSTGNILEAANSVIGNNKVRKVKRLWTASGEGPLIDLCIVQDDEEEATSVVERIQLERYKKDVPYSQFAILYRTNAQSRAFEEQLRFEDIPYVLVGGTQFFERKEVKDSLSYLKVIANPLDEVALLRIVNFPKRGIGDSTVIRINQWSLEKEIPLFEAFSRVGEVEGISDVIKDKVRAFHHTLLDAAEAFRAEGGLAEKGKALFEKLKIEEEIFRTIDDAKAARRKVENVEQIINSMAAYEERVPEATLGGFIEKVSLMDEDRFSGKDKKEHGKDAVTLMSLHSSKGLEFPFVFLVGMEDEILPHKRAIYEDDSIDEERRLCYVGITRARQQLVMTRTLFRKKYGKLEERVPSRFLEEIPGGVLNVQQSGVVKEVTPEEAEKSAEDFFAKMKAMMG